In one Bradyrhizobium cosmicum genomic region, the following are encoded:
- a CDS encoding TfoX/Sxy family protein, with the protein MDREFLIDLFADFGPVTIRKMFSGYGISADGINFALALRAGLFFRADAATIPDYEAEGSRPFQYSTRAKTVTVNSYWELPARLFDDSEDLVRWARAALAAAQRAKVKRPKKKAASKPAKKAAAKKPAAKKRQAKKATKRAVR; encoded by the coding sequence ATGGACCGTGAATTCCTGATCGACCTGTTCGCCGATTTCGGCCCCGTTACCATCCGCAAGATGTTCTCCGGCTACGGCATCTCCGCCGATGGCATCAACTTCGCGCTCGCCTTGCGCGCCGGCCTGTTCTTCCGCGCCGACGCGGCGACAATCCCGGACTATGAGGCCGAAGGCTCAAGGCCGTTCCAGTATTCGACCCGTGCCAAGACCGTGACGGTCAATTCCTACTGGGAGCTGCCGGCGCGCCTGTTCGACGATTCCGAGGATCTCGTCAGATGGGCGAGGGCTGCACTCGCCGCCGCCCAGCGCGCCAAGGTGAAGCGGCCGAAGAAGAAAGCAGCGAGCAAGCCTGCGAAAAAGGCCGCGGCGAAGAAGCCCGCTGCCAAGAAGCGTCAGGCCAAGAAAGCAACCAAGAGAGCGGTGCGGTAG
- a CDS encoding cysteine desulfurase has product MSTHPAVKNGAYDVARVRQDFPALAMQVYGKPLVYLDNAASAQKPSAVLDRMTQAYTSEYANVHRGLHYLANAATEAYEGGRTKVAQFINAPRTEEVIFTRNATEAINLVASSWGGPNIKEGDEIVISIMEHHSNIVPWHFLRERQGAVIKWAPVDDEGNFLIDEFEKLLTSKTKLVAITQMSNALGTIVPVKDVVKIAHARGIPVLVDGSQGAVHLPVDVQDIGCDFYVFTGHKVYGPTGIGVLWAKYDHLVAMRPFNGGGEMIREVSRDIVTYGDPPHKFEAGTPAIVEAVGLGAAIDYVNSIGKERIAAHEHDLVTYAQEKLREINSLRLIGTARGKGPVISFELKGAHAHDVATVIDRQGIAVRAGTHCVMPLLERFNVTATCRASFGMYNTREEVDHLAQALLKARDLFA; this is encoded by the coding sequence ATGAGCACGCATCCCGCAGTCAAGAACGGCGCCTACGACGTCGCGCGCGTGCGCCAGGACTTCCCGGCGCTCGCCATGCAGGTCTACGGCAAGCCGCTGGTCTATCTCGACAACGCCGCCTCCGCCCAGAAGCCGAGCGCCGTGCTCGACCGCATGACGCAGGCCTATACCAGCGAATACGCCAACGTGCATCGCGGCCTGCATTACCTCGCCAACGCCGCGACGGAAGCCTATGAAGGCGGCCGCACCAAGGTCGCGCAGTTCATCAATGCGCCGCGGACCGAGGAAGTGATCTTCACCCGCAATGCGACGGAGGCGATCAATCTGGTCGCATCGTCCTGGGGCGGGCCGAACATCAAAGAGGGCGACGAGATCGTCATCTCGATCATGGAGCACCATTCCAACATCGTGCCGTGGCATTTCCTCAGGGAACGCCAGGGCGCGGTGATCAAATGGGCGCCGGTCGACGACGAGGGCAATTTCCTAATCGACGAGTTCGAGAAGCTGCTGACGTCGAAGACCAAGCTGGTCGCGATCACGCAGATGTCGAACGCTCTCGGCACCATCGTGCCGGTCAAGGACGTCGTGAAGATCGCCCACGCACGCGGCATTCCCGTGCTGGTCGACGGCAGCCAAGGCGCGGTGCATCTGCCCGTGGACGTCCAGGACATCGGCTGCGATTTCTACGTCTTCACCGGCCACAAGGTCTACGGTCCGACCGGCATCGGCGTGCTCTGGGCCAAGTACGACCACCTCGTCGCGATGCGCCCCTTCAACGGCGGCGGCGAGATGATTCGCGAGGTCTCGCGCGACATCGTCACCTATGGCGATCCCCCGCACAAATTCGAGGCCGGCACGCCCGCGATCGTCGAGGCCGTCGGCCTTGGCGCGGCCATCGACTACGTCAACTCGATCGGCAAGGAGCGCATCGCCGCGCACGAGCACGATCTGGTCACCTACGCCCAGGAGAAGCTGCGCGAGATCAACTCGCTGCGGCTGATCGGCACGGCGCGGGGCAAGGGCCCGGTGATCTCCTTCGAGCTCAAGGGCGCCCACGCCCACGACGTTGCCACCGTGATCGACCGCCAGGGCATCGCGGTGCGCGCCGGCACCCATTGCGTGATGCCGCTTTTAGAGCGGTTCAACGTTACGGCCACATGCCGAGCCTCGTTCGGCATGTATAATACACGGGAAGAAGTCGATCATCTGGCACAGGCGCTTTTGAAAGCGCGGGATTTGTTCGCATGA
- a CDS encoding GGDEF domain-containing protein, translated as MVKVLDEHERTMAFAEVALGQIRSLRQTAIPRNYEIWYVYATGYNAPLNKIINETLARHGKLTEGDLEQIYETYLSHIKTTDRIDKVGARVIGEIDDVMKVLSEALGMTGSYDASLSGATERLSSAQSREQITSIVETLLRSTTEMRETNKALEDRLSLSKNEISNLQQSLEAIRAESLTDPLTGLGNRKYFDRMIGMAVQSALASGEPLSLLLFDIDHFKSFNDSYGHLTGDQVLRLVGLSLKQTIKGQDITARYGGEEFAVVLPSTSLRQALTVADHIRRAVMAKELKKKSTGEILGRVTISVGVSMLKQGDDTEALIERADACLYAAKRNGRNRVICEADPEFVVETHSRVA; from the coding sequence GTGGTCAAGGTGCTCGACGAACACGAACGCACGATGGCGTTTGCCGAAGTGGCGCTCGGTCAGATCCGGTCGCTTCGGCAAACCGCGATCCCTCGCAATTACGAGATCTGGTACGTCTACGCCACGGGCTATAACGCTCCGCTCAACAAGATCATCAACGAGACGCTGGCGCGCCACGGCAAGCTGACCGAAGGCGATCTCGAGCAGATCTACGAGACCTATCTCTCCCATATCAAGACCACCGACCGTATCGACAAGGTCGGTGCGCGCGTCATCGGCGAGATCGACGACGTGATGAAGGTCTTGAGCGAAGCGCTCGGGATGACCGGCTCCTACGATGCCAGCCTGTCGGGCGCGACCGAAAGACTCTCGTCCGCCCAGAGCCGAGAACAGATCACCTCGATCGTCGAGACGCTGCTGCGTTCGACCACGGAGATGCGCGAGACCAACAAGGCGCTCGAAGACCGGCTCTCGCTGTCGAAGAACGAGATCAGCAACCTCCAGCAGAGCCTGGAGGCGATCCGCGCCGAGAGCCTGACCGATCCGCTCACGGGGCTCGGCAACCGCAAATATTTCGATCGCATGATCGGCATGGCCGTGCAGAGCGCGCTTGCGTCGGGCGAGCCGCTGTCACTGCTGCTGTTCGACATCGACCACTTCAAGTCGTTCAACGATTCCTACGGCCATCTCACCGGTGACCAGGTGCTGCGGCTCGTCGGCCTGTCGCTGAAGCAGACCATCAAGGGCCAGGACATCACCGCGCGCTATGGCGGCGAGGAATTCGCGGTGGTGCTTCCCAGCACCTCGCTGCGCCAGGCCCTCACTGTGGCCGACCACATCCGCCGTGCGGTGATGGCGAAGGAATTGAAGAAGAAGTCGACCGGCGAGATCCTCGGCCGCGTCACCATCTCCGTCGGCGTATCAATGCTTAAGCAGGGCGACGACACCGAAGCGCTGATCGAGCGCGCGGACGCCTGCCTCTACGCCGCCAAGCGCAACGGCCGCAACCGCGTGATCTGCGAAGCCGATCCGGAGTTCGTCGTCGAGACCCATAGCCGGGTGGCGTGA
- the fabA gene encoding bifunctional 3-hydroxydecanoyl-ACP dehydratase/trans-2-decenoyl-ACP isomerase, which translates to MPNPHDFHTPQPSYTRDELLRSSEGGYFGPGNAQLPAPPMLMMDRITEISVDGGEFGKGHITGELDIAPGHWFFDCHFRGDPIMPGSLGLDAMWQMIGYWLGWSGSPGKGRAIGVGEVEATGFITPDTACVRYEVAMRMVRRGKLVLGIADGRVLADGVCVFTAKDMRVGLTKSVE; encoded by the coding sequence GTGCCAAACCCTCATGATTTTCACACCCCGCAACCGTCCTACACCAGGGACGAGCTGCTGAGATCGAGCGAGGGCGGCTATTTCGGCCCGGGCAATGCGCAACTGCCTGCACCGCCCATGCTGATGATGGACCGCATCACCGAGATCAGCGTGGACGGCGGCGAATTCGGCAAGGGCCACATCACGGGCGAGCTCGACATCGCACCAGGCCATTGGTTCTTCGATTGCCACTTTCGCGGTGATCCGATCATGCCGGGAAGCCTCGGCCTCGATGCGATGTGGCAGATGATCGGCTACTGGCTCGGCTGGTCGGGGTCCCCGGGCAAGGGCCGCGCCATCGGCGTCGGCGAGGTGGAAGCCACGGGATTCATCACGCCGGACACAGCATGCGTGCGCTACGAGGTCGCCATGCGCATGGTCCGGCGCGGCAAGCTGGTGCTCGGAATTGCCGACGGCCGCGTGCTTGCGGACGGCGTCTGTGTCTTCACGGCCAAGGATATGAGAGTCGGTCTGACGAAGTCCGTGGAGTGA
- a CDS encoding HesB/IscA family protein, with the protein MTQISSGSTPASTPKPRRPRPQVMRLTDAAAQRISELTSRADSEIVGLRVGVKNGGCAGQSYTVEYAHDVRPTDEVVEDKGVKILVDPKAVLFLLGTEMDYKADKMQAQFVFNNPNQVSACGCGESVELRPAKIDG; encoded by the coding sequence ATGACCCAGATATCGTCAGGCTCGACACCAGCATCCACTCCCAAGCCGCGGCGGCCACGCCCGCAGGTGATGCGGCTGACCGACGCTGCCGCCCAGCGCATCAGCGAACTGACGAGCCGCGCGGACTCCGAGATCGTCGGCCTCCGCGTCGGCGTGAAGAACGGCGGCTGTGCCGGCCAGTCTTACACGGTCGAATATGCCCATGATGTCCGCCCGACCGACGAGGTCGTCGAGGACAAGGGTGTCAAGATCCTGGTCGACCCCAAGGCCGTGCTGTTCCTGCTCGGCACCGAGATGGACTACAAGGCCGACAAGATGCAGGCCCAGTTCGTCTTCAACAACCCCAACCAGGTCTCCGCCTGCGGCTGCGGCGAATCGGTCGAGCTGCGGCCGGCCAAGATCGACGGCTAA
- the sufD gene encoding Fe-S cluster assembly protein SufD, with product MNVAVAKTGNGRAVSDLFASAEGRLPGSPSVIAARREAFETYERLGLPHRRIEEWKYTDLRALVGEVLPLAAAPDAAALKLAADAVKAHAINGARKLVLVDGVFAADLSDAKALAAEAGFATLRETLDKSSDLLKTAATDAVIALNAALATDGVVLSIADGAQLSAPIQIIHVATAASVSTFTRSQVKVGNGARATIIETFVAAGAKAYQVSDAVIVTVGDNADVAHIRLMDDAPDAVNITSQFVTVGANSKLNFFNMTTGAAVSRLQGFITLAGEGSELLVNGANLLQKTEHGDTTLVVDHAVPNCVSREIFRAVLDDRAHSVFQGRIIVRPDAQKTDGKMMIRALLLSDEAEADNKPELEIFADDVSCGHGATAGALDDNLLFYLKARGLPEKQAQALLIQAFVGEAIEQIADDGLREHVIGIAECWLERRQ from the coding sequence ATGAACGTTGCTGTGGCAAAGACCGGAAACGGCCGCGCGGTGAGCGATCTCTTCGCCAGCGCCGAAGGCCGGTTGCCGGGTTCGCCTTCCGTGATCGCGGCCCGCCGCGAGGCGTTTGAGACCTATGAGCGTCTCGGCCTGCCGCATCGCCGGATCGAGGAATGGAAATACACCGATCTGCGCGCGCTTGTCGGCGAGGTGCTGCCGCTTGCGGCCGCGCCCGATGCGGCTGCGCTGAAACTTGCCGCGGATGCCGTGAAGGCGCATGCGATCAATGGCGCCCGCAAGCTGGTGCTGGTCGACGGGGTGTTCGCGGCCGATCTCTCCGACGCCAAGGCGCTGGCTGCCGAGGCGGGCTTTGCGACGTTGCGGGAGACTCTGGACAAGAGTTCTGATCTTCTGAAGACCGCAGCCACGGATGCCGTGATCGCGCTGAATGCCGCGTTGGCGACCGACGGCGTCGTCTTGTCGATCGCGGACGGCGCACAGCTGTCAGCGCCGATCCAGATCATCCACGTCGCGACCGCCGCTTCGGTGTCGACCTTCACCCGTTCGCAGGTAAAGGTCGGGAACGGCGCCCGCGCTACCATCATCGAGACCTTCGTCGCCGCTGGTGCAAAAGCCTACCAGGTCAGCGACGCCGTCATTGTCACGGTCGGCGACAACGCTGACGTCGCGCATATTCGCTTGATGGACGATGCGCCTGACGCCGTGAACATCACCTCGCAGTTCGTCACCGTCGGTGCGAACTCGAAGCTGAACTTCTTCAACATGACCACCGGTGCTGCCGTCAGCCGCCTGCAGGGCTTCATCACCCTGGCGGGCGAGGGCAGTGAGCTCCTGGTCAACGGCGCGAACCTGTTGCAGAAGACCGAGCATGGTGACACCACGCTGGTGGTCGACCACGCCGTACCGAACTGCGTCAGCCGCGAAATCTTCCGCGCCGTGCTGGACGATCGTGCCCATTCGGTGTTCCAGGGCCGCATCATCGTCCGTCCCGACGCGCAGAAGACCGACGGCAAGATGATGATCCGCGCGCTGCTGCTCTCGGACGAAGCCGAAGCCGACAACAAGCCTGAGCTGGAAATCTTTGCCGACGACGTCTCCTGCGGCCACGGTGCCACCGCCGGCGCGCTCGACGACAACCTGCTGTTCTACCTGAAGGCGCGCGGCCTGCCCGAGAAGCAGGCCCAGGCGCTGCTGATCCAGGCCTTCGTCGGCGAAGCCATCGAGCAGATTGCCGACGACGGCTTGCGCGAGCACGTGATCGGCATTGCCGAGTGCTGGCTGGAGCGGCGCCAATGA
- the sufB gene encoding Fe-S cluster assembly protein SufB, producing MPAVQETVDRVKRIDVDQYRYGFETLIESDKAPKGLSEETVKFISEKKNEPAWMLQWRLEAYRRWLTMTEPTWARVDYPKIDFQDLYYYSAPKPKKTITSLDEIDPEILKTYEKLGIPLREVAMLEGVEPKPGEQDPNRRKIAVDAVFDSVSVATTFKAELKKAGVIFMPISEAIREHPELVQKYLGSVVPTSDNFYATLNSAVFSDGSFVYVPPGVRCPMELSTYFRINERNTGQFERTLIIADKGSYVSYLEGCTAPQRDENQLHAAVVELVAHDDAEIKYSTVQNWYPGNSEGKGGIYNFVTKRGDCRGNNSKISWTQVETGSAITWKYPSCILRGDNSRGEFYSIAISNGYQQVDSGTKMIHLGKNTSSRIISKGIAAGKSQNTYRGLVTAHRKATGARNFTACDSLLIGDKCGAHTVPYIEAKNSSATFEHEATTSKISEDVLFYCIQRGLSQEEAVGLVVNGFVKDVLQQLPMEFAVEAQKLISISLEGSVG from the coding sequence ATGCCAGCCGTGCAAGAGACGGTCGATCGCGTGAAGCGCATCGACGTCGATCAGTATCGTTATGGGTTTGAGACCCTGATCGAGTCCGACAAGGCCCCCAAGGGGCTGTCGGAAGAGACCGTCAAGTTCATCTCCGAGAAGAAGAACGAACCCGCCTGGATGCTCCAGTGGCGGCTCGAGGCCTATCGGCGCTGGCTGACCATGACCGAGCCGACCTGGGCCCGCGTCGACTATCCCAAGATCGACTTCCAGGACCTCTATTACTATTCGGCGCCGAAGCCGAAGAAGACGATCACCTCGCTCGACGAGATCGATCCGGAGATCCTGAAGACCTACGAGAAGCTCGGCATCCCCTTGCGGGAAGTCGCCATGCTCGAAGGCGTCGAGCCCAAGCCCGGCGAGCAGGACCCCAACAGGCGCAAGATCGCGGTCGACGCGGTGTTCGATTCGGTCTCGGTCGCGACCACCTTCAAGGCCGAGTTGAAGAAGGCCGGCGTGATCTTCATGCCGATCTCGGAGGCGATCCGCGAGCATCCCGAACTGGTCCAGAAATATCTGGGCTCGGTGGTTCCGACTTCTGACAATTTCTACGCGACGCTGAACTCGGCGGTGTTCTCCGACGGCTCGTTCGTCTACGTGCCGCCGGGGGTGCGCTGCCCGATGGAGCTGTCGACCTATTTCCGCATCAACGAGCGCAACACCGGCCAGTTCGAGCGCACGCTGATCATCGCCGACAAGGGCTCTTACGTCAGCTATCTCGAAGGCTGCACCGCACCGCAGCGCGACGAGAACCAGCTGCACGCCGCCGTGGTCGAGCTCGTCGCCCATGACGACGCCGAGATCAAATATTCGACGGTGCAGAACTGGTATCCCGGCAATTCGGAAGGCAAGGGCGGCATCTACAATTTCGTCACCAAGCGTGGCGACTGCCGTGGCAACAACTCCAAGATCTCCTGGACCCAGGTCGAGACCGGGTCGGCGATCACCTGGAAGTACCCGAGCTGCATTCTCCGCGGCGACAACTCGCGCGGCGAGTTCTACTCGATCGCGATCTCGAACGGCTATCAGCAGGTCGACTCCGGCACCAAGATGATCCATCTCGGCAAGAACACGTCGAGCCGGATCATCTCCAAGGGCATCGCAGCCGGCAAGTCGCAGAACACCTATCGCGGCCTCGTCACCGCCCATCGCAAGGCGACCGGCGCGCGCAACTTCACGGCCTGCGATTCCCTGCTGATCGGCGACAAATGCGGCGCGCACACCGTGCCGTATATCGAGGCGAAGAACTCCTCGGCGACGTTCGAGCACGAGGCCACGACCTCGAAGATCTCCGAGGACGTGCTGTTCTACTGCATCCAGCGCGGCCTTTCGCAGGAAGAGGCGGTCGGCCTCGTCGTCAACGGCTTCGTCAAGGACGTGCTGCAGCAACTGCCGATGGAGTTCGCGGTGGAAGCGCAGAAGCTGATCTCGATCTCGCTCGAAGGCAGTGTCGGCTAG
- the sufC gene encoding Fe-S cluster assembly ATPase SufC has translation MALLEVKDLQVRVEEREILHGLTLTVNEGEIHAIMGPNGSGKSTLSHVIAGKPGYEVTGGQILFKGEDLLEMKPEERAAKGVFLAFQYPVEIPGVATMTFLRTALNAQRKARGESEYSTPDFLKKVREVSKSLNIPQDMLKRGVNVGFSGGEKKRNEVLQMALFEPSLCILDEMDSGLDIDALRIAADGVNALHSPKRAMVVITHYQRLLNYIVPDIVHVMSRGRVVKSGGKELALELEASGYAQFEDAA, from the coding sequence ATGGCTTTGCTTGAAGTGAAAGACCTGCAGGTTCGTGTCGAGGAGCGTGAGATCCTCCACGGCCTGACGCTGACCGTGAACGAGGGCGAGATCCACGCCATCATGGGGCCGAACGGCTCCGGCAAGTCGACGCTCTCCCACGTCATCGCCGGTAAGCCGGGCTATGAGGTCACCGGCGGCCAGATCCTGTTCAAGGGAGAAGACCTGCTGGAGATGAAACCGGAAGAGCGCGCCGCCAAGGGCGTGTTCCTGGCGTTCCAGTATCCGGTCGAGATTCCCGGCGTTGCCACCATGACGTTCCTGCGCACCGCACTGAACGCGCAGCGCAAGGCGCGCGGCGAGAGCGAATATTCGACGCCGGACTTCCTGAAGAAAGTCCGCGAGGTCTCGAAGTCGCTGAACATCCCGCAGGACATGCTCAAGCGCGGCGTCAATGTCGGCTTCTCCGGCGGCGAGAAGAAGCGCAACGAGGTGTTGCAGATGGCGCTGTTCGAACCGAGCCTTTGCATCCTCGACGAGATGGATTCGGGCCTCGACATCGACGCGCTGCGCATCGCGGCCGACGGCGTCAATGCGCTGCACTCGCCCAAGCGCGCGATGGTCGTCATCACCCACTATCAGCGGCTCCTGAACTACATCGTGCCGGACATCGTGCACGTGATGTCGAGGGGCCGTGTCGTGAAGAGCGGCGGCAAGGAACTGGCGCTCGAGCTGGAGGCGTCCGGCTACGCCCAGTTCGAGGACGCCGCGTAA
- a CDS encoding SUF system Fe-S cluster assembly protein, producing the protein MSDTAEIKANPMETHSALPPEETERLTTEIIAGLKTVFDPEIPADIYELGLIYKVEIKDDRSVDVQMTLTTPNCPAAGELPTMVENAVASVPGVGVVDVKVVWEPAWTPERMSDEARLVLNMW; encoded by the coding sequence ATGAGTGACACGGCCGAAATCAAAGCCAATCCGATGGAGACCCATTCGGCGCTGCCGCCGGAGGAAACCGAGCGTCTCACCACCGAGATCATCGCCGGCCTCAAGACCGTGTTCGATCCGGAAATTCCGGCCGACATTTACGAGCTCGGCCTGATCTACAAAGTCGAGATCAAGGACGACCGCTCGGTCGACGTCCAGATGACTCTGACGACGCCGAACTGTCCGGCCGCCGGCGAACTGCCGACCATGGTCGAAAACGCGGTCGCCAGCGTTCCCGGCGTCGGCGTGGTCGACGTCAAAGTCGTCTGGGAGCCGGCCTGGACCCCCGAACGCATGAGCGACGAGGCCCGCCTCGTGCTCAACATGTGGTGA
- a CDS encoding cysteine desulfurase family protein: MPKRVYLDWNATTPLRVEARDAMFAAYDLIGNPSSVHAEGREARRLVEDARATLAAAVGALPRNVVFTSAGTEANALALSPGLRGPSGRPVERLLVSAIEHASVLAGGRFPADKIGQIKVSGSGVIDLGHLKALLGDGPPALVSIMAANNETGAIQPVAEAARIVHEAGGLLHVDAIQALGKIPFDINAVGADLATFSAHKIGGPKGVGALVVAEGLAGLEPVLRGGGQEQSRRAGTENVAGIACFGAAVKVALQALPEDAERIATLRDRLENGIRAIAGGMVFAENVQRLPNTVLFTAPGLKAETAVIGFDLEGVAVSSGSACSSGKVQPSHVLSAMGYDAAVAQGAVRLSLGWSTEPDDINRALEAWRKLGNTLLRA; encoded by the coding sequence ATGCCAAAGCGCGTTTATCTCGACTGGAATGCGACCACGCCGCTTCGCGTCGAGGCACGGGACGCAATGTTTGCCGCCTACGACCTGATCGGCAATCCATCCTCGGTACATGCCGAGGGACGCGAGGCGCGGCGGCTGGTCGAGGACGCCCGCGCCACGCTTGCCGCGGCGGTGGGGGCGTTGCCGCGCAACGTCGTCTTCACCTCCGCCGGAACCGAGGCCAATGCGCTGGCGCTGTCGCCCGGCTTGCGGGGGCCGTCTGGCCGCCCGGTCGAGCGGCTGCTGGTCTCGGCGATCGAGCATGCCTCGGTGCTGGCAGGCGGCCGGTTCCCTGCGGACAAGATCGGCCAGATCAAGGTCTCAGGCTCCGGCGTGATCGACCTCGGCCATCTCAAGGCGCTGCTCGGAGACGGGCCGCCGGCACTGGTTTCGATCATGGCGGCCAACAACGAGACGGGGGCAATCCAGCCGGTCGCGGAGGCCGCCCGGATCGTTCACGAGGCCGGCGGCCTGCTGCATGTCGATGCGATCCAGGCGTTGGGGAAAATTCCGTTCGATATCAATGCAGTGGGGGCCGACCTTGCGACTTTCTCTGCGCACAAGATCGGTGGCCCCAAGGGTGTGGGCGCGCTGGTCGTGGCGGAGGGACTTGCCGGGCTTGAACCTGTGCTGCGGGGCGGCGGGCAGGAGCAGAGCCGCCGTGCGGGAACCGAGAATGTCGCAGGCATCGCCTGCTTCGGGGCGGCGGTGAAAGTCGCGCTTCAGGCTCTGCCGGAGGATGCGGAGCGGATAGCAACCCTCAGGGATCGCTTGGAAAACGGCATTCGCGCGATTGCCGGCGGGATGGTCTTCGCCGAGAACGTTCAGCGGTTGCCAAATACCGTCCTGTTTACCGCGCCTGGCCTGAAGGCCGAGACCGCCGTGATCGGCTTCGACCTCGAAGGTGTGGCGGTGTCCTCGGGCTCGGCTTGCTCCTCGGGCAAGGTCCAGCCATCCCACGTGCTGTCGGCGATGGGTTATGATGCCGCCGTGGCCCAGGGAGCGGTGCGTCTCAGTCTGGGCTGGTCCACGGAACCCGATGATATCAATAGGGCGTTAGAGGCTTGGCGAAAGCTCGGTAATACCCTACTTAGAGCCTAG